From the genome of Bos javanicus breed banteng chromosome 23, ARS-OSU_banteng_1.0, whole genome shotgun sequence:
TTTCTCCctggtttttctcttcctgatgcATCTGCACTCCCTCAGGGCTTCTTCCGTCGGACGATCCGCATGAAGCTGGAATATGAGAAATGTGAGCGGATCTGCAAAATCCAGAAGAAGAACCGCAACAAGTGCCAGTACTGCCGCTTCCAGAAATGCCTGGCACTGGGCATGTCGCACAATGGTGAGCTGACCTGAAACCAGGTTTCCAGGAGCCCAGAAACAGAAGGGGGTGCCCTCAGAGCAGTGCCCAGCATGCAGGTCAGCTGTTGACCTTGCCCATCTGGGCCTTGAGTCTCAAAGTCAGCACAGGCTGGCCTGAGGTCTGCCTTCCCAGACTGCCTGGGACCTGCCACGCTCCCAGGCCGGGGAGTCACCTGTCTGCACCCAGGTCTCACCCTCTTCTGGCCCAGAAGGGACCTGGGAACTGACCCCAACTCCAGTAGTGTTGGAACCACCACTCTCCTGGAGCCTGTCCTGGATGACCCGACAAGGTGTGAAAAGCCACTGCCAAGGCCCAGGACCCTCAGGCCTTGGTTGTTGAGGGCAGGCAGGAGCCAGTAGCTGACCACGTGTATCAGCTGCCAGGACCCAGGTTGGAGTTTCCTGGAGGCCAGTGCTCCAGGAGACAGAGCCTGCCCTGCCCTGTGCACTAGGTGCCCAACAAAGTCTTGTCGTGAGACTTGGTAGGATTTTGCATAGCCCGCCTGCCCCGTTTGCCCCTCTGGGCCAGACCTCCAGAGGACGGGGAGGCCCTCTTGTATACTTGTCTCCACCCACAGATACCTATCTGTCTTGTGTCTTGGAGGGGGGCAGGTCTGGAGTTTGATCCCTCCCCTTAGTCTGTATCAGCCGGGACCCCTATCCCTTGGGTGGGAAGAGGCAGCTTTTCTAGGAGATCTCAGGGGTAACTGAACACTTCTCAGGTTTTCTCTGAGAGAAGCCAGATTCACATCCTGGTCTGTTATTTTTGAATGCTTCCTATGTGAATACTCTTACTTAATTCTGGTCATCTGTTTATTAGCTGCACTTTTCTCATGAGAGAGGGTGAGGGGGCCTGCCTGAAGCCAGCCACACTGTGGGCCACCTGCCAAGCTGGCCCTCAAGCACAGGCCTCTGATACCAGCGATTGTCCCCCCGCCACCACGCAGCACAGCCTCCCGGCCTCCCGGCCTCCCAGCCACAGTGGCTCAGTCACCCTGTGAGTTAGGGCCCGTGTGTGCTAGACTCTGTGAACAAGATAGCCAGCAGACCTGCCCCGCTCCAGAGCTTGTATTCTGGAGGGGTACCCCAGCATTCCAGCTTGCTGGCTCCCGAGCTTCTGAAAGCATATCTCTGTCTCTGGCCCGCGTGCCTTAGAGGTGCCAGGCCCCTCCATGACGGTCCCCCTCCCTGCGCAGCCATCCGTTTCGGCCGGATGccagaggcagagaagaggaagCTGGTGGCGGGGCTGACAGCCAATGAGGGGAGTCAGCACAACCCCCAGGTGGCCGACCTGAGGGCCTTCTCCAAGCACATCTACAGCGCCTACCTGAAGAACTTCAACATGACCAAAAAGAAGGCCCGCGGCATCCTCACCGGCAAGGCCAGCCACACAGCGGTGAGTGTCACAACTCAGCTGGCAGCTCTGGGCCCTGCTGCTGCCCGCCTGCCTGCGGGGAGAAGTGGGCCTCCTCcctgcttactccttggtagagGCAGAGGGTGTGGGAGCACACACGGGCGGGGGTCCCCCGAGGCCGGGCCTCTAACGGGGCCTGGTTTGCAGCCCTTTGTGATCCACGACATCGAGACGCTGTGGCAGGCGGAGAAGGGCCTGGTCTGGAAGCAGCTGGTGAACAGTCTTCCCCCCTACAAGGAGATCAGCGTGCACGTCTTCTACCGCTGCCAGTGCACCACGGTGGAGACCGTGCGTGAGCTCACCGAGTTCGCCAAGAGCATCCCCAGCTTTGGCGACCTCTTCCTCAACGACCAGGTGACCCTGCTCAAGTACGGCGTGCACGAGGCCATCTTTGCCATGCTGGCCTCCATCGTCAACAAGGACGGGCTGCTGGTGGCCAACGGCACCGGCTTCGTCACCCGGGAGTTCCTGCGCAGCCTCCGAAAGCCCTTCAGTGACATCATTGAGCCCAAGTTCGAGTTTGCCGTCAAGTTCAATGCCCTGGAACTTGATGACAGTGACCTGGCTCTCTTCATCGCAGCCATCATTCTGTGCGGAGGTaagtggggcggggagggggcggggggctggcCTGCGCAGAGCCAGCCTGGCAATGGCAGTGGGACACGCACGCACTAACTTGTGTGTGCAGGACCTGCTCTGTCTAGTACATGCGGAtgagacagaaggaaaaggagacgTATCAATGTGTTGATGGGGGTTATTTCTGGTGGCAGAGAAAGTTTCTGTTTTAcctgaatttttcaaattccagcacaccaaatataatcagacTCATGCTGACAGTGGCATAGTGCTTGCTTCATGCCAGGCgctatttcagtttctttttatttatttatttttggctacactgggtctttgttgctttgcacgggctttctctagttgtatcaACCAGGGCTATTTTTCGTTCTCATCATGGTGGctgctcttgctgcagagcacaggctctaggcatgtgggctcagcagtttcaGCTCTAAAGAGcaagggctcagtggttgtggcacacaggttgaattgctccacggcatgtggaatcttcctggaccagggatctgacccatgtcccctgcattgacagggagATTCCTATCCcctgtgccatcagggaagtcaccaGATTTCCCTAGATTATAACTCTTTAATCTTCATAATGACTCTATGCCAGAGGCActtctgttattcccattttacagatgaggaaactgaggtccagagaggctgAGTGATCTGCCCATAGCCTTGTTAGTAGTCTGTGGTAGAGAAGGTTTGGATCAAGGCGGGAGGCCCACTGTCCCCAAGGCCAGGTTGCCCACACCAGTGTGGGGTAGGGGACTGCCCCGCCCTCCGAGCCTCCAGGtgggcctcctccctcccacGACCCTGCCCTGTGTGCCCACAGACCGGCCAGGCCTCATGAACGTGTCTCAGGTGGAGGCCATCCAGGACACCATCCTGCGCGCCCTCGAGTTCCACCTGCAGGCCAACCACCCCGATGCGCAGTACCTCTTCCCCAAGCTGCTGCAGAAGATGGCCGACCTGCGGCAGCTGGTCACGGAGCACGCCCAGATGATGCAGCGGATCAAGAAGACCGAGACCGAGACCTCACTGCAccccctgctccaggagatctacaAGGACATGTACTGAAGGCGGCGGTcggccccccccgccccaccccgccccctgcgGGGCTTCTCCCATGACCAGCCCCTGAGCGCTGGGCGTCCGAGCAGCGGGATCGCTCTCACTTGGCAGGACTCACGGCTTCTGGCTCCCTGAGCcccagcctcccttccctcctcagcGCCTCCGTCTGCTCTCGTTCCTCTGCTGCTCTCCTTCTTCACTGTAGGTCTCATGCTTCCTGCCtcgccccctccctctctctctccccgtcCCCGTGTCTGTCcctctttgtcttcctctgaGACAGTTTGTGTCACTTCACCAGCAGCTTGAACAGGGCCCGAGCAGGGGGGTGCGGCCTGCCCTTTGTTCCACGGTCATCTTCTCCCGTCTTCATAGCCGAGGACCCCAAAGAAACACTAAGCGCTCTGGGCCTGGCTTCCTGGGGAAGCCAAGCAGCCCTGAGTTGACTGCAGAGCAACCCCTCGTACCTGGGTCCCTGGCAGGGGCCGCCTCCCCAAGATGGTCACTGCCCTGCTGAGGCCGCGGCTGCCCCCCGATACCTGCCATCCTCCTGGTCTTTTCACTGAGCTTCCAGGCCAGCGTCACTGACGGCCCCCTGTGCTGGCCGCTGGGGTACACTCCTCCAGCCTGGATAGAGGTGGCGTTCCCTCCGGGTGGGGGTCCCCACACCTCCACTGAAGAAAAGCGAGATTCACGGGAGGCGGATGTTGATGGGGTGGGTCCCCCACCAGCACCCCagctctcccccccaccccaccccccgccgggGCCTGGCTGCACACCCGCCTGTGCCCGCAGGAGGTGGCCCTGCTCCAGCCCAGCTGCAGCTCCTGCCCACACACTCCCCCCAGCACACACCCCAAGAGCACTGAACTCACTTTACCTGGGGCCTCCTCGCCCCTCTCCCTCACCTGGAGGCAAGTGAGGGCCCAGAGGGGCCAGGGATGGCCGCAGAGCTTCGCCCCAGTTCCCTGGGCTGGGCCAGATCTCTGGGTGGGCGGGCGGTGGGGTCCTGCGAACCCAGCCCAGTACCTGCTCACAGATCCTGCACATCTGTGACCCCCATTTGTTGCAACAGCTCTGCTGAGCTCCCCTTTCCTTGTATTTGGCCCAGCCGGCCGCCTGGAACTCTCCCTGCACCGCCTTGAGTGACCAGGACCTCCAGGCCCAGCCCCGCTCCTTGCCCTGTCTGTCCCCCCAGTGACGAGCACTTGCCACCTCCACCTCGGGATGGGGCCCAGCTTGGAGGCTGGCCCAATGGAGAGCAGAGCCTGCCCAGGCTGCCTTTCCAGAGGGAAGTGGACCTGGAGAGGTGAGGAGCTGGCTGGGGTCTCTGAGAAAGGTGGCAGGAGATGCGGGGTGAGAGCCCAGGCTTCCTGGGTCCTGTCTGGTCTTCCCCAGGGGCCCTTCCACACCCCCGATCACTCTCTATGGCAAAATTCTTCCCTCCGGTCCCTATTCTCCTCTCCCCGCCCTctctcccccaccacacacaccatcCTCATCCCCCACCTGGTCTGATACTGAGGAATGCAGCTCTTCTCAGTGTCTGAACAGTCTCCAAAATTGAAATGTATATTTTTGCTAGGAGCTCCAGCTTCctgtgtttttaatataaatagtgTATACAGACTGATGGAACTTTAAATAAATgggaattaaatatttaagaattgaTTTAGACTAACTCAGTTCTTGATAGTCTTTTTCCTGGGGGCTGAGGGGACTTCCCCACAGCCCGTGCATGCAGGGGGAGACACTGGGCAAATGAGCCTGGGGTTCTGGTGGGGGTGGTCGATTCTAGCTGGTGGGGCTGCCCATCATTCCCCCCACTTCTGGGCTCAGCTCACCGCTCATCAGCCAGCAGGGTTTGTGGAGGACTGAGAAGGTGCCGTCCCACCCTGAGGAAGCATTTGGGGCAGGAGCGTAAGAAGAGGGGTGTGGAAGCACAGCACAAACCAGACTTGGGGCCGCGGGGGTCGGGAGGGGCTCAGGAGGGCCCAGGAGGAGACAGTCCCTCTGGGCCGCTAGTGGGATGGGACTCACAAAGCCAAAGCCTGGCGTTCACTGCGGGACACTTCTCTCCTTAGCTGACACCCCGGCTTTCTCCTTTACTTCCAGCGGCACCATCTTCACAAAGGTTCAGGATAAATGAGTCCAAAGTTTAgactaaaaaagaagaaagcaaccaTGAGAGAATTAGAAGATACTGTCTTCTGAAACCtgtaaaggtttatttttaaataaaggaagaaatggggCCCCAGGCTGGTAATATCCCTGGGGAGCCTGGAAGAAGCAGACACAAAACTTTTCTGAAGGACAAACACAGGCAGTATAGAACTTCCACAAAATGATAAACGGGAAGAAGCAACCTGCATGAAAATGAACAGGACAACCAGTGAAATTAGAGCCCCAGGACATCAAGAAATACAGCTGTTGGTTACAGTATAGGaaacagggttttttttgttttttgtttgttttattttgcctgcggtgggtcttagttgtggcttgtgggatcttgttccctgaccagggattgaacctgtgttccctgcattgggagggctgagtcttacccactggaccaccaggggagcccccaaataagttttatatcatttaaaaatatataaagatttgAAAATTATACACAAGATACAGTTTgccttttaagggaaaaaaatgataaacatttttaaagaaatacttggAACTTCCAGAGAAAGAAACTCAGTTAAAAACATCAGACACAGCCAAAGAGATCATTTTTTGCACCTCAAAAAAAGATCtatagaaatcattaaaaaataaaaaaagcacagGAAAACCAAAAATACGGAAAGGAAGAATAACAATACAAATTCTCAAATACTGCAGAAGGGAGTAGAAGTTGATAAAATCAACTTGAAAAACAATTTGGCAAAACGTCATAACGTTAACATACACCCATGGAAGCTGTGAAGTGTCACCCAGGCTCCACCCCTCAGAATCTCTGAGGTCCTTGACTGCTTGGCTCATAGCTGAATTCCATCCCTGAGGTCCTTGACTGCCTGgctcatagctgagttccatccctgaggtCCATGACTGCCTGGCTCATAGCTGAGTCCCTCAGGAAGTGGCCTGTAGTGAAGGGAGCCTCCTTGCCCAGGATGAGAACATCGCCTCAGGAGCAGCCTGTAGCCCGCATGTAGGCCAGTGCAAGCCCCACTGCCTCAATTTGAGACGATGCAAAGAATCGTCCCAGCTCCTAAGTGGAAGCTTCTGTCATAACTACATCATGGTTTAACTTCTCTCTCTACCCAATCCTGCCTCTTCCAGTTTCTTATAGGGGTTGTTCTCAGACACACTCCCCAGTGAGAGTCCTATAAGTAAAACTCCAAATCTATCCTGGGGAAACCAGCCTGACACACCACCACCAAATTATACCAAGACTCACATACGTGTTCATTACACCAAGAGCAAAAACttagaaacaacaaaaatgttcatcaacaggaaaatggataaatgtatacaatgttaaaaaaaaaatagagtaaggAGGGGAGAAAACTAGAAGAAACACATGGAGAAAATTGTATATAATCTTGAGGTGAATAGACGTTTCAGATATTTTTTGAAACACATGAAatttattgtacacctgaaaatgtCTTAAGTTCCAGGGGGTATACACAAAACTtagaatctataaaataaaaagataagatcttagtatatacacatttaaaatttttattctattgagaaacataaaggaaaacatttaaatcaaccatatttaaaaatgtgtgacGTACAATGCGGTAAGAtcagatgtcaactacaggaaaaaaactattaaaaatacaaacatatggaggctaaacaacatgcttctgaataaccaacaaatcacagaagaaatcaaaatatgcataaaaactaataaaaatgaaaacacaacaacccaaaacctatggaattcagtaaaaacagtgctaaggggaaggttcatagcaatacaagcttacctcaagaaacaagagaaaaataacctaactctacacctaaagcaactagaaaaagaagaaatgaagaactccagggttaatagaaggaaataaatcttaaaaattagggcagaaataaatgaaaaacaaaggagactatagcagaaatcaacaaagctaaaagctggttctttgaaaagataaataaaatagacaaaccattagccagactcatcaagaaacaaagggagaagaaccaAATTAacacaattagaaatgaaactggagaaatcacaacagacaacacagaaatacaaaggattgtaagagactactatcagcagctatatgccaataaaatggacaacttggaaaaaatggacaaattcttagaaaagtatactttccaaaactgaaccaggaagaaatataagaaaatcttaacagacccatcacaagcacggaaatcgaaactgtaaccagaaatcttccaacaaacaaaaagccgggaccagatggcttcacagctgaattctaccaaaaatttagagaagagctgacacctatcctactcaaactcttccagaaaattgcagaggaaggtaaacttccaaactcattctatgaggccactatcaccctaataccaaaaccagacaaagatgccatgcaaaaagaaaactacaggccaatatcactgatgaacatagatgcaaaaatccttaacaaaattctagccaacagaatccaacaacatattaaaaagatcatacatcatgaccaagtgggctttatcccagggatgcaaggattcttcaatatccgcaaatcagtcaacgtaatacaccacattaacaaattgaaagataaaaccatatgattatctcaatagatgcagagaaagcctttgacaaaattgaacatccatttatgataaaaaccctccagaaagcaggcatagaagaaacatacctcaacataataaaagccatatatgataaacccacagcaaatattatcctcaatggtgaaaaattgaaagcatttcccctaaagtcaggaacaagacaagggcacccactctcaccactagtattcaacatagttttggaagttttggccacagcaatcagagcagaaaaagaaataaaaggaatccaaattggaaaagaagtaaaactctcactatttgcagatgacatgatcctctacatagaaaaccctaaagactccaccagaaaattactagagctaatcaatgaatatagtaaagttgcaggatataaaattaacacgcagaaatcccttgcattgctatacactaacaatgagagaacagaaagagaaattaaggaaacaaattccattcaccattgcaactaaaagaataaaatacttaggaataaatctacctaaagaaacaaaagacctatatatagaaaactataaaagtgatgaaagaaatcaaagatgacacaaatagatggagagatataccatgttcatggattggaagaatcaatatagtgaaaatgagtatactatccaaagcaatctgtagactcaatgcaatccctatcaagccaccaacagtatttttcagagaactagaacaaataatttcacaatttgtatggaaatacaaaaaaccttgaatagccaaagcaatcttgagaaagaagaatggaactggaggaatcaacctgcctgacttcagactatactacaaagctacagtcatcaagacagtatggtactgtcttgaaaatagatcagtggaacaaaatagaaagcccagggataaatccacacacctatggatatcttatctttgacaaaggaggcaagaatatacaatggagaaaagacaatctctttaacaagtggttccgggagaaactggtcagccacttgtaaaagaatgaaactagaacactttctaacaccgtacacaaaaataaactcaatatgggttaaagatctaaatgtaagaccagaaactataaaactcctagaggaaaacatatgcaaaacactctgacataaatcacagcaggatcctctatgacccacctcccagagtaaaggaaataaaagcaaaattaaacaaatgggacctaattaaacttaaaagcttttgcacaacgaagtaAACtacaagcaagatgaaaagacagccttcagaataggagaaaataatagcaattgacaaagaattaatctcaaaaatatacaagcagctcccacagctcaattccagaaaaaataaacgacccaatcaaaaaatgggccaaagaactaaatattcatttctccaaagaagacatacagatggctaacaaacacatgaaaagatgttcaacatcactcattatcagaaaaatgcaaatcaaaaccacaatgaggtactatctcacaccagtcaaaatggctactatcaaaaagtcaaacaataaatgcttgagagggtgcggagaaaaaggaacccacttacactgttggtaggaatgcaaactagtacagccactatggagagcagtgtggagattccttaaaaaactagaaatagaactcccatacgacccagaaatcccactgctgggcataaacaccaaggaaaccagaattgaaagagacgcatgtaccccaatgttcatcgcagcactgtttataatagccaggacatggaagcaacctagatgtctactggcagaaaaatggataagaaagctgtggtacatatacacaatggaatattactcagctataaaaaagaatgcatttgaatcagttctaatgaggtggatgaaactggagcctattacacagagtgaagtaagtcaggaagaaaaacaccaatacaatatattaacacatatatatggaatttagaaagatgtaatGATGAGCCTAtatgcaagagagcaaaagagacagagacttttggactctgtgggagaaggtgagggtgggatgctttgagagaatagcattgaatcatgtatattatcacatgtgaaatagatcgccagtccaggttcaatgcatgagacagggtgctcagggctggtgcactgggatgaccctgagggatgggatggggagggagggaggaaaggggttcaggatggggaacacatgtacacccgtggctgattcatgtcagtgtatggcaaaaaccactacaatattgtaattagcctccagttaaataaattttaaaaagtggggaaaaaagtaCCCCTTGGAACAGAATTGtcaatcaataaacatttgctgattgaataaataaataaataaaatatgtgacgCAGTAAGACAAAAGCTACCTACAAATTGGTAAGTAAAAGTGCAGCaacccaatcgaaaaatgggcaaaggatttgagcAGGAAGAACAATGCCTCTAAAACATAGGGAGAGGTGCTTAATCTcatagtaaaagaaataaaagttcaaactgcaatgagggcttccctggtggctcagtgataaagaatccacctgccaatgcaggagacacgagttcgatctctgatccaggaggatcccatccCGTGTGCCGTGGACCGACTAAACCCTGTGTCACAccaagcctgtgttctagagcctgggagccacagctgctgagccacGTCCCTCAGCTGCTGCTCACCCTacggcctgtgctctgcaaaaagagaagccaccacaacgagaaacccatgcaccgcaactcgagagtagtccccgctctcccaaactagagaaaagtccacccagtacagccaaaaataaaaaatttttaaaaacacaatgagatactgTTGTTTTACATAACAAATTAACAAATACCAACAAGTTTGATTATATTATGTGCAGaatctcacactgttggtggaagtAAAATCTGGCACAGCCTGTATAGAGGGCAGATTGGCAGCACCTGtaagaattattttaagtaattttgatccagcaaaagttaaagaaataacAATGATGTCCTATTGATCTCCCAAACTAGTTAGACAACAGAGGAAGTTgtttaaattcaatttaaaaacctCTCCTTTGGGACTTCtaaatctgccttccagtgcagaggtcgtgggtttgatccctggacagggaatgaagatcccacgtgccacagagcaattaagcctgcaCACGGCAACTAGTGAGCCCACAAGAGAAGTCCACGTGCCACACACAAgacaagatcctgcatgccacaactaagaccctaaccagacaaataaataaaaatctaaaaccaaAAATCTCTCCTTTAACTTTTAAGTGAACGCTTCTTGTTTGGTCCTTTTAACTTTGCCAACTTGTCTCACACGTCGGGCATTGCAGTCCCATGAAGAGAACGTGGGCTTTGGAGGACTAAGACAGGGAACTGGGGGGTTCTTAGAGCTCATGGTCCCCTACCTCTCCAGAATGCAAGCCAGGAATCCACCAGCCAGTTAACCTACCTAGAAGAGGTCTGATGGGCTGATTTGCTATCATCCAATCTGGAGCTTCCTCATTAGAGCTTCAGGCAAGCCCCTCCTGGCCACCGCTCATTGTGGCCCTTGCTGAAACCCTCAAAGTCCTTAACCCATCCCCCAGTTTCCTCCAGAAATCCTCAAGGGATCCCCCAAGGCCCTCCTGCCCTGCTCTACCTGTGTCCTGCAGCCTAAACAGGGCAGCTAGAGCCCCCAGCCCCCTAGCCTTCCAGCCATCTTGATCTACACTCCATCCCACCTCAGGCAGACCTGGGGCCACGAGGAGGGATGGGCCGCGtttcccagcccctcctcccattGGTCCTGCccagagagggagggataaaGGAGCACCAGCCCTGCCTGATTCTCATGAGGGGCCACAGCTGGGATGGACTCTGCCGGGCCCAGTGGTGGTGGCCGAGGTGGGGGGAGCAGCCCCTACTCCCAGCGGTCACGCAGGTAGGGGTCTGGGTTTTGGGAGAACACAGGGGAAGTGGGGGAAATTTCTTTCGGGTTCCCTCTGGCCACTGAAAGCTCAGTCTTAAAGAAGTGGGGTGCATCAGATGAGAGAAGGGGCTTCCTAGCCCCCACCCCAATGCAGGAAGGGTCTAGAGATGACCTCTCACCTCCTCATAGTCCAGAGAAGGAGACAGACCAGAGAGGGGATAAGACATACCAAGGCTGTACAGCTCAATCAGAGCCAGCTCCGGGTCTGACCATTCAGGGCAGAGATTTCCActtgtcttttttctctctatACAGCAAAGGTTTTTCTGCCCAGCAGCACCATGCAGCTGTCTGTGGTGGGACCTGTTCTCCCGGTCACCTTTGTAGGCCCTGCATGCAGCCTAGTGCCAGGTGTTCCCAAGCATTTGAATGGAAATACTTCAGGTTGAACATTACACCATTAGAGAGTCATTCCTTTGGGTATGCTAGCTCACTAGTCCTCCCATCAAACATTCAGACCTTAAAACACATTCATTTTCCCAACAGCTGGAAGAGCTCAGTTCCCCAAAGAGAACTGAAGTTTGGGTAAAGGAGGGATCATTCTCCCTAAAGAGGGATCACTGTAGATCTTAGGGTCTCGGTGTGAAGTGCtttccccaggttgggaagaaagGTGATCTGATAGCAAGGGGAAggcaaaaaaaaggaagacagac
Proteins encoded in this window:
- the PPARD gene encoding peroxisome proliferator-activated receptor delta isoform X3, whose amino-acid sequence is MEQPPEEAPEARPEEEKEEAAKAEGAPELNGGPEHSLPSSSYTDLAPCCVSADLSQSCSPLSLLDQLQMGCDGASCGSLNMECRVCGDKASGFHYGVHACEGCKGFFRRTIRMKLEYEKCERICKIQKKNRNKCQYCRFQKCLALGMSHNAIRFGRMPEAEKRKLVAGLTANEGSQHNPQVADLRAFSKHIYSAYLKNFNMTKKKARGILTGKASHTAPFVIHDIETLWQAEKGLVWKQLVNSLPPYKEISVHVFYRCQCTTVETVRELTEFAKSIPSFGDLFLNDQVTLLKYGVHEAIFAMLASIVNKDGLLVANGTGFVTREFLRSLRKPFSDIIEPKFEFAVKFNALELDDSDLALFIAAIILCGDRPGLMNVSQVEAIQDTILRALEFHLQANHPDAQYLFPKLLQKMADLRQLVTEHAQMMQRIKKTETETSLHPLLQEIYKDMY